Proteins encoded in a region of the Trichomycterus rosablanca isolate fTriRos1 chromosome 26, fTriRos1.hap1, whole genome shotgun sequence genome:
- the si:dkey-65b12.12 gene encoding uncharacterized protein si:dkey-65b12.12 — protein MSALHSLTDCANYVPHCPTTGESTCKNDLLSTRNLTIVPQSDVLLPCIFNPTLFGSDTTADISVVWSQKNSFYSNLVEITVQGESKFWYNKGGRIITFPERAESGNFSILIRKVNESDLDLYSCKLYEGDSCSIAYQELHLQTGSNILEMYWPLIGGGGAVLILLAVLLCCVMCRKHTAVNASNQPLYANSGFVQRKDTEPSEKEHSCKAHRHCESESRIYANQPNNHGR, from the exons ATGTCTGCCTTGCACAGTCTGAC ggACTGTGCTAATTATGTTCCTCATTGTCCCACCACAGGTGAAAGCACGTGCAAAAATGATCTGCTTAGCACCAGGAACTTAACCATCGTGCCCCAGTCTGATGTCCTACTTCCATGTATTTTTAATCCAACTCTTTTTGGATCAGACACGACTGCAGATATATCAGTTGTGTGGAGTCAGAAGAATTCTTTCTATTCCAACCTAGTGGAGATCACTGTACAGGGAGAAAGCAAGTTCTGGTATAACAAAGGTGGACGTATTATAACGTTCCCTGAACGAGCCGAATCTGGAAACTTCTCCATCCTCATCCGGAAGGTTAATGAGTCGGATCTGGATCTGTACAGCTGTAAGCTGTATGAGGGGGACAGCTGCAGTATCGCTTATCAGGAGCTGCACCTTCAGACAG GCTCCAATATTTTGGAGATGTACTGGCCTCTCAtaggaggaggaggagctgtTCTCATTCTTCTTGCTGTTTTATTATGTTGCGTTATGTGCAGAAAGCACACAGCTGTCA ATGCCTCTAATCAACCCCTCTATGCAAACTCAGGATTTGTACAAA GGAAAGACACAGAGCCTAGTGAAAAGGAACACAGTTGCAAAGCTCACAGGCACT GTGAATCTGAAAGTCGTATTTATGCCAACCAGCCTAACAATCATGGTCGCTGA